DNA sequence from the Asticcacaulis sp. AND118 genome:
CATACGATGCGCAAGGATGAAGGCTCTTCGGGCCAGATGGGTTCCGCAGCCTTTCCGTGCTTTCTGTATTTTCCGTGGTTAAAAATCTAACCAAACAGCTTGATCGCCGTTTTGGCGACCAGTTCGCCCTGAAAACGCGCGCCGTTCAGTTCGTTCTCGCTCGGCTGGCGCGAACCGTCACCATCGGTAATGGTCGATGCGCCATAGGGCGAGCAGCCTGTGACTTCGGACACGCCCATCTGTCCCTGGAACGCATAGGGCAGGCCGACAATGATCAGGCCCATATGCAGGAGGTTGGTGATGATCGAAAACTGCGTCGTTTCCTGACCGCCGTGCTGGGTGGCCGAAGAGGTGAAGGCCGCCCCGACCTTGCCGTTCAGTGCGCCGCGCGCCCATAGCGGGCCCGTCTGATCCCAGAAGGCCGCCATCTGAGAGGCCATGCGCCCGTAGCGCGTCCCTACCCCGACGATAATGGCGTCGTACTGTTCCAGATCCTCGACCCCGGCCACCGGGGCCGCCTGATCGAGCTTGAAATGCGCGTTTTGAGCAACGTCCTGCGGCACGGTTTCCGGCACGCGCTTGATGTCGACCTCGGCCCCGGCGTTGCGGGCGCCTTCGGCAACGGCCTCGGCCATCGTCTCGATATGTCCGTAGCTGGAATAGTAAAGCACGAGAACCCTGGCCATTATGACGCTCCGTTTTTGCGTGGAATGGCGCGGAGAGTGGGCGTCCGGTGCTCATGAAAAAATGGGCGCTTATCGGGTGCAGATAAAAAGCGCATAAAAACAGGATAAGGGGTTTGCGGTCTGTTTATGCAGCGCAAGCGCGCGAAATGGCGTTTTTTGACGCTCCGCTTACGGGCGTTGAGTTTAGCCCCTCCTTCGGTGCGACCTGTGGGCGTCCCTCTGATCCTTGATATTTGATTGCGTTTGCCATAGATGCAGGCCCTTATTCTGTACAAGGGATTTCCTATGAATGCGCTCGCTGAGGTCAATTCGTCACGCCTGTCGGAGGTCAACGCTTTTGTTGCGCGTTACCGCCGTGAGCGCGCGGCCTCGGCTTCGGTGGCTTTCGACGCCTATCCCCTGCCGCGGCTGGAAAAGCGCATCACCACCGCCCTGTCGGCGAGGGCGGGACAAGCGCTGGATATCAAGTTCGACTTCATCGACCGCGCCAAGATGGGCGGCGATCTGGCTCTGCGTTTCCCGCAACTGCTGAAGGACGGCGGCCCCAAGGGCTTCATGGCCAACCATCTGCCGTGGATCGTCGAGATTCTCAGCGGCCCGGATTTCGCCGATGCCATCGCCAAACTCGAAACCAAGGGCATGTATATCAACCTGACCCTGTCCGACGGCTGGATGCTGAGCGGGGCACAGGCGGTCACTGACATTGGTGCGCATTTCGGCGATTCCGACGCGCTCAAGGGCCGTTCGGCGGTGGTCGATTACTCGTCTCCCAACGTCGCCAAGACGCTGCACGCCGGGCATATCCGCTCGACGATTGTGGGCCACGTCCTGTCGAACCTGTGGGAGCGTTCGGGTGCCGACACCTTCCGCGTCAACCACATCAACGACTTCGGCGGCTTCGGCTTCATGCTGGAGGGCTATCGCCGCTTCGGCGCGGTCTTTCCGGCCGATTTCGGCGATAACGACAAACTGCTGGAAATCTACAGAATCCGCCGCTCGGTCGAGCGTATCCTCGAAGGGGCCAAGCCGTCTGCCGAATGGGAGGCCGAAGACGCCGCCATTGCCGGGCGCTACTTTCCCGGCGCGACCAATCTCGACGCGCTGAAAGCGGCGTTCGGCGATTATGTTGCGGCCTCAGATGCGCGTTTCCGCGCGCTGGAGCAGGGCGATGCCGCCGAGGTTGCGCTGTGGATCGACATGGTGAAATGGAGCCTGCAATCCTTCGAAGGCTTCTACGACGCGCTGAACATCCATTTTGATCTGG
Encoded proteins:
- the wrbA gene encoding NAD(P)H:quinone oxidoreductase yields the protein MARVLVLYYSSYGHIETMAEAVAEGARNAGAEVDIKRVPETVPQDVAQNAHFKLDQAAPVAGVEDLEQYDAIIVGVGTRYGRMASQMAAFWDQTGPLWARGALNGKVGAAFTSSATQHGGQETTQFSIITNLLHMGLIIVGLPYAFQGQMGVSEVTGCSPYGASTITDGDGSRQPSENELNGARFQGELVAKTAIKLFG